A section of the Amblyomma americanum isolate KBUSLIRL-KWMA chromosome 2, ASM5285725v1, whole genome shotgun sequence genome encodes:
- the LOC144119793 gene encoding fatty-acid amide hydrolase 2-A-like, whose amino-acid sequence MASVLKICTASLAELVAYLWRSVYQLLLQQWDYWRRPRCLPPVRNDLLLRSATSLAADIRTGEVESVRLVSAYIERIEELQPFIDPVVEERFEEALQFAEVVDFVVESGVLSVQQLREAKPLLGVPFSVKCSIAVKAMRQHAGSLRRRGQLAVEDAPSVARMCLAGAIPLVLTNLPGVGSGGEASLLASAGSLIGLGTDYGGSVRTRSAYCGIFGHKPTDGAGPNIGRSPLEAQNIRDDCICPMARYAEDLPLLLKVLAGGSADHLRLDQEVDLTALKVFFTETDESLHPNHAATEAHQGVEKVTRHLQEAAGSDIRLLQVPELQHILFTWFNVAAKRRPRLLGLNAEKAFNDFLRTLRIAGRRRLDQFILVKICMAVTSRFPTRREAAAFCSSVGALGHRLEESLGDDGVLVLPVATRTGSLDLDMLSIDSAGMTALFSILNVPATVCPVGKSTSGQPLAVQVVANRGNDRLCLAVAKEIERHFGGWILP is encoded by the exons ATGGCTTCCGTCCTGAAAATCTGTACAGCTTCGCTTGCGGAACTGGTTGCGTATTTGTGGCGCAGCGTCTACCAGCTGCTGTTACAGCAATGGGACTACTGGCGGAGGCCGCGATGCCTGCCGCCGGTGAGAAACGACCTTCTGCTGCGCTCTGCGACATCACTCGCTGCAGATATCAGGACTGGCGAG GTGGAAAGCGTCCGTCTGGTTTCTGCGTACATCGAACGCATCGAAGAGCTTCAGCCCTTCATCGATCCTGTCGTAGAGGAGCGTTTTGAGGAGGCGCTCCAGTTCGCTGAAGTAGTCGACTTTGTCGTGGAAAGTGGTGTCCTCAGTGTGCAACAGCTGAGAGAGGCGAAACCACTTCTGGGCGTGCCATTTAGTGTCAAATGCAGCATCGCCGTAAAAG CTATGCGGCAACACGCCGGTTCGTTGCGGCGACGTGGGCAACTCGCCGTGGAGGACGCCCCCTCAGTGGCCCGGATGTGTTTGGCCGGCGCCATCCCACTGGTGCTGACCAATCTGCCTGGAGTCGGTAGCG GTGGCGAAGCCTCTCTCCTGGCTTCAGCGGGCTCTCTGATAGGACTGGGCACAGACTATGGCGGAAGCGTGCGAACGCGGTCAGCCTATTGCGGGATCTTCGGCCACAAGCCAACAGATG GAGCTGGGCCAAACATCGGACGCTCGCCACTTGAGGCACAAAACATACGAGATGATTGTATTTGCCCCATGGCCAGGTATGCAGAGGATTTGCCTCTGCTCCTGAAAGTTCTTGCAGGAGGTTCAGCAGATCACCTCAGGCTGGACCAGGAG GTTGACCTGACTGCGCTCAAGGTGTTCTTCACAGAAACCGATGAAAGCCTTCATCCGAACCACGCCGCCACAGAAGCTCATCAGGGTGTGGAGAAG GTTACACGGCATCTTCAGGAAGCAGCTGGCTCAGACATTCGCCTGCTGCAAGTACCAGAGCTTCAGCATATATTGTTCACGTGGTTCAATGTGGCTGCCAAGAGAAGGCCCCGACTGCTCGGGCTCAACGCGGAGAAGGCGTTTAACGATTTTCTGCGTACACTCCGGATAGCGGGGCGACGCAGGTTAGACCAGTTTATTCTCGTTAAGATATGCATGGCGGTGACCTCCCGGTTCCCCACAAGGCGTGAAGCAGCAGCGTTCTGCTCTTCCGTCGGCGCCCTGGGCCACCGCCTAGAAGAGTCGCTGGGTGACGACGGCGTCCTCGTCCTGCCGGTGGCTACGCGCACTGGTTCTCTCGATCTAGACATGCTGTCCATCGATTCGGCAGGAATGACTGCTCTGTTCAGTATTCTCAATGTGCCCGCGACGGTGTGCCCGGTTGGGAAGTCAACGAGCGGACAGCCTCTGGCTGTTCAAGTGGTGGCGAACAGAGGCAATGACCGGCTCTGCCTCGCTGTGGCAAAGGAGATCGAGCGGCACTTCGGCGGATGGATTCTGCCTTGA